The Raoultibacter phocaeensis genome contains a region encoding:
- a CDS encoding ABC transporter ATP-binding protein has protein sequence MVAITGVSGKGKTTLLSVMGGILRPDAGAVLYRGENLACASAKRLDALHRQGIGFVFQSPYLFQALTVEENLLFSAKVQRSGADAETIGTALEEFGLADRKGHLPCELSVGQKRRLVIARTLLAEHDLILADEPTNDLDATWSDYVFEKLKNVAAQGEKAVVVVTHDEAYARRADAVYALDKGALMPLKEGCS, from the coding sequence ATGGTTGCGATCACCGGAGTTTCGGGTAAAGGGAAGACGACGCTCCTGAGCGTTATGGGCGGGATACTGCGACCCGATGCGGGGGCGGTGCTCTACCGAGGCGAGAATCTTGCATGTGCCTCGGCGAAACGACTTGACGCGTTGCATCGGCAAGGCATCGGGTTTGTTTTCCAGAGCCCGTATTTGTTCCAGGCGCTTACTGTCGAAGAGAATCTCTTGTTCTCGGCAAAGGTTCAGCGATCGGGTGCCGATGCTGAGACGATAGGTACAGCGCTTGAAGAATTTGGTCTGGCCGATCGCAAAGGGCATCTTCCGTGCGAATTGTCGGTCGGACAAAAGCGGCGTCTTGTTATCGCTCGAACGCTGCTTGCCGAACATGATCTCATCCTCGCAGACGAACCGACAAATGATCTGGATGCTACCTGGTCGGACTATGTATTCGAGAAGCTGAAAAACGTAGCGGCTCAAGGGGAGAAAGCCGTTGTTGTCGTTACGCACGATGAGGCATATGCGCGGCGTGCCGACGCTGTTTATGCTCTCGACAAAGGCGCCCTGATGCCGCTTAAGGAAGGATGCTCATGA
- a CDS encoding DUF4418 family protein, whose product MKKNIGVIVNGISILCALAVVGAVAFWAKPCQATLELANGSAVPMRCAFTGKVALLLAVVLIVVCIASIATKKPMSVAVAAISIALIVLTFDTPISIGICKDGMACSATAFWLRLGAVISFVAACAGFALDGKRVHVKP is encoded by the coding sequence ATGAAGAAAAACATCGGTGTAATCGTGAACGGTATATCCATCTTATGCGCTTTAGCTGTCGTGGGAGCTGTTGCTTTTTGGGCTAAACCCTGCCAGGCGACTCTTGAACTGGCGAACGGATCTGCGGTCCCCATGCGCTGTGCCTTTACAGGAAAGGTTGCACTTTTGCTTGCCGTAGTGCTGATCGTTGTGTGCATTGCTTCGATCGCGACAAAGAAACCAATGAGCGTTGCCGTTGCGGCAATTTCGATAGCCCTTATTGTCTTGACGTTCGATACGCCGATCTCGATCGGCATCTGCAAAGACGGCATGGCGTGTTCGGCGACTGCGTTTTGGTTGAGATTGGGCGCAGTGATCTCCTTTGTTGCTGCATGCGCTGGTTTTGCTCTTGATGGCAAACGGGTTCACGTTAAACCCTAA
- a CDS encoding TerB N-terminal domain-containing protein produces MGSAQLIYGLDSDQGYKPCPIPPHRDMSPKPAPGTVCVVQTSEPTFDDFAEISLGGHSNEADQDVQHVYGRPVAQAIEPDDDATRAAFRELRHIAQQGVWYRMDKTEVFYRQARLMESFIDDYEGAASLSCYYPRYQKMDYSQLRTYFTWRTAAREGVFKETSTSFAFLYLYELINGVGADGPLDGLEKLTATWFALRADLPVLDRYVPGWIKDYCVYYPLDTSFREFALQNNLQRHYPTVFCYGTEGTEAFELYARIASYDIEKSVFFTEDHRDMIVECFGFVLTRLRERFAEKKRRFEDSVFSAERRASRWSPFGKALFYPTLAQPRRTVRISEKEVYECEAGRWTAKRVALAPQGPQLAGYLMKATEAHLRKAVRFKHRLTANLDSFKAVDQGSFERIGLSVPRVVEEACTEFYEHYTFRSVSVNLDSLKRIRTDALSTQEKLVVPDAEDIRAASSVEATPPPTAPADPSFPEAHGTEQQTAWQRFALSLTEAEREALEAVLAGGDVKQVAQTRAIMLEVLLDGINEKAMDSLGDAVVETDDSISVYEDYEYDLRKAMDA; encoded by the coding sequence GTGGGCTCGGCACAACTGATATACGGACTCGACTCCGATCAGGGTTATAAACCCTGCCCCATTCCGCCGCACCGCGATATGTCGCCGAAGCCCGCCCCTGGCACGGTGTGCGTCGTCCAGACATCCGAACCGACTTTCGACGACTTTGCTGAAATCAGCTTAGGAGGTCACAGCAACGAGGCCGATCAAGATGTGCAGCACGTCTACGGCCGCCCCGTCGCACAGGCGATCGAGCCCGACGATGACGCAACGCGCGCAGCCTTCCGCGAACTTCGCCATATCGCCCAGCAGGGCGTGTGGTACCGCATGGATAAAACCGAGGTGTTCTACCGCCAGGCCCGGCTCATGGAAAGCTTTATCGACGATTACGAGGGTGCCGCATCGCTATCCTGCTACTATCCCCGCTATCAGAAAATGGACTACAGCCAGCTTCGAACGTATTTCACCTGGCGCACCGCTGCACGCGAGGGTGTCTTCAAGGAAACGTCAACGTCGTTTGCGTTTCTCTACCTCTACGAGCTCATCAACGGCGTCGGCGCAGATGGCCCTCTCGACGGGCTAGAAAAACTCACCGCAACATGGTTTGCGCTCAGAGCTGACCTTCCCGTGCTCGACCGCTACGTACCTGGCTGGATCAAAGATTACTGCGTGTACTACCCGCTCGACACTTCGTTTCGGGAATTCGCGCTGCAGAACAATCTCCAAAGGCACTACCCCACCGTCTTCTGTTACGGCACCGAGGGCACAGAAGCGTTCGAGCTGTATGCGCGCATCGCATCGTACGACATCGAAAAGTCGGTGTTCTTCACCGAGGATCACCGCGACATGATCGTCGAGTGCTTCGGGTTCGTTCTCACGCGACTACGCGAAAGGTTTGCAGAAAAGAAGCGCCGCTTCGAGGATTCCGTATTTTCAGCCGAGCGTCGCGCGTCGCGCTGGTCGCCGTTTGGCAAAGCGCTCTTCTATCCCACGCTTGCCCAGCCCCGTCGAACCGTGCGCATCTCGGAAAAGGAAGTTTACGAGTGCGAGGCGGGTCGCTGGACGGCAAAACGCGTCGCGCTAGCCCCCCAAGGGCCGCAGCTTGCGGGCTATCTCATGAAGGCCACCGAAGCGCACCTGCGAAAAGCCGTGCGGTTCAAGCACCGCCTTACCGCCAACCTCGATTCGTTCAAAGCGGTTGACCAGGGCAGCTTTGAACGGATAGGGCTATCGGTACCCCGCGTTGTCGAAGAGGCCTGCACCGAATTTTACGAGCACTACACCTTCAGAAGCGTCTCGGTCAACCTCGACAGCCTGAAGCGCATCCGCACCGATGCGCTCTCCACTCAAGAAAAGCTCGTCGTGCCCGACGCTGAGGATATCCGCGCCGCGTCTTCTGTCGAGGCAACTCCGCCCCCGACCGCACCTGCCGACCCATCCTTCCCTGAAGCGCACGGCACCGAACAGCAAACCGCATGGCAAAGGTTCGCCCTATCGCTCACCGAAGCGGAACGGGAGGCCCTCGAAGCGGTTCTTGCAGGTGGCGATGTCAAGCAGGTTGCCCAAACCCGCGCGATCATGCTCGAAGTACTGCTCGACGGCATCAACGAGAAAGCCATGGATTCCCTAGGCGATGCAGTCGTGGAAACCGACGACAGCATCTCTGTCTACGAAGACTACGAATACGATCTCAGGAAAGCGATGGATGCATAA
- a CDS encoding ATP-binding protein: protein MHKMENQVPRRVANTIMNALKGGVVPRIGLEYITVGRTREIDAILHDIDIVQDGGASFRFIVGKYGAGKSFLLQTIRNYATAKGFVVMDADLSPERRFAGTKGQGLATYKELVRNVSVKSKPDGGALPLVLERWISGIQSAVAQECEPGSSEFDALVEKRIYRVTGELEGMVNGFEFARALTAYHRAYREDDALTKSNVLRWFRGEYATRKDAKADLGINWIVTDETWYDFLKILAAFMVGAGYSGTLVMVDELVNIFKIPNSISRQNNYEKLLTMYNDALQGKAQHIGFLMGCTPQCVEDRYKGIFSYEALRSRLTEGHFSGDGRTDLTAPIIRLEMLSQEELYVLIEKLRDIHAQLYDYEPVLHHDDLVYFLTVEYNRVGADTHITPREIIRDFIELVGILHQNPETSIQAVLGSNSFEMAKGGLTDEDVHSEFAEFEL from the coding sequence ATGCATAAAATGGAAAACCAGGTGCCGAGACGAGTTGCCAACACGATCATGAACGCGCTCAAGGGAGGCGTCGTGCCGCGCATTGGGCTCGAATATATAACGGTCGGTCGAACCCGCGAGATCGATGCGATCCTGCACGACATCGACATCGTCCAAGACGGGGGTGCATCGTTTCGCTTCATCGTGGGCAAATACGGAGCGGGCAAGAGCTTTCTTCTGCAGACCATCCGCAACTATGCGACCGCGAAAGGCTTCGTCGTGATGGACGCGGACCTTTCACCCGAGCGCCGCTTTGCCGGTACCAAGGGGCAGGGTCTTGCCACGTACAAGGAACTCGTGCGCAACGTGTCGGTCAAATCCAAACCCGACGGGGGCGCGCTTCCGCTTGTGCTCGAACGCTGGATTTCGGGCATCCAATCGGCAGTCGCCCAAGAATGCGAGCCTGGCAGCTCGGAGTTCGACGCCCTGGTCGAGAAGCGCATCTACCGGGTAACCGGCGAGCTCGAAGGCATGGTGAACGGCTTCGAGTTCGCGCGCGCCCTCACCGCGTACCACCGAGCCTACCGCGAAGACGATGCCCTCACGAAATCGAACGTGCTTCGATGGTTTCGCGGCGAATACGCTACGCGCAAGGATGCAAAAGCCGATCTCGGCATCAACTGGATCGTCACCGATGAAACCTGGTACGACTTCCTGAAGATCCTCGCCGCATTCATGGTGGGTGCGGGTTACTCGGGCACGCTCGTCATGGTCGACGAGCTGGTGAACATCTTCAAGATACCCAATTCGATTTCACGCCAGAACAACTACGAAAAGCTCCTCACCATGTACAACGACGCGTTGCAGGGAAAAGCGCAGCACATCGGGTTTCTCATGGGGTGCACACCCCAGTGCGTCGAAGATCGCTACAAGGGCATCTTCAGTTACGAGGCTCTCCGTTCGCGCCTCACTGAAGGTCATTTCTCAGGTGATGGACGCACCGATCTTACCGCCCCCATCATCAGGCTCGAAATGCTCTCACAGGAAGAGTTGTACGTGCTCATCGAGAAACTCCGTGATATCCACGCGCAACTCTACGACTACGAGCCGGTACTTCATCACGACGATCTGGTGTATTTCCTCACCGTCGAGTACAACCGCGTCGGTGCCGATACACACATTACCCCGCGCGAGATCATCCGCGATTTCATCGAACTTGTCGGCATTCTCCATCAGAACCCCGAAACGTCTATCCAGGCGGTTCTGGGCAGCAACAGTTTCGAGATGGCCAAGGGCGGCCTGACCGACGAAGATGTCCACAGCGAGTTTGCGGAGTTCGAGCTATGA
- a CDS encoding DEAD/DEAH box helicase yields MSDAFGRLAPFIQDYIYANEWTELRAVQVAACDVIFDTECNLLLSSGTASGKTEAAFLPVLTDLAKHPSSSVGILYISPLKALINDQFKRLEQILVEGNIPVCKWHGDASISKKNALVKKPEGVLQITPESLESLLMNKRGASIKMFSDLRYVIIDEVHHFMRDSRGIQVLSLLERMQRLTGNVPRRIGLSATLGDIGLAERWLNTGSGRECISPVTDDKSGSIRLFVHRFVKAQDDDATHADSGDRAHFEYLFKMTLDKKTIIFANSREEIEFIMANLREIALANKAPDVYRVHHGNVSAQLREQAEDEMKVSEDRIVTGATVTLELGIDIGSLDQAVQIGAPATVSSFAQRLGRCGRRGQVPQLLFTFVEDVQATAADKLGPINWSFIRLIAIIQLYTKHRWIEPIPPQKHPYSLVYHQTMSTLKSNGELSAAKLAQEVLSLGSFKSISQDDFKLLLNHLIATEHIQKTEQGGLIIGRVGEKIVNHFHFYTVFIVPEYYLVKDENKPIGTVDKIYPVGVRFSLAGITWETLDVNEKSKVLFVKRVPGISVVDWNVDFESELHTVLVRTMRSILRGNESYPYLSDSCKERLAEIRYLALGSTITENLVTQLSEHTFAVFPWVGTRQLFTLHFCLLGRGIKSKMPWRTAVYLEVCFGGTAEELEREIADILASKPNLHELPLPDDIEIAAKYNEYVPYPLLRKQFVEDFLDFDGLVEGLE; encoded by the coding sequence ATGAGCGATGCGTTCGGAAGGCTTGCGCCTTTCATCCAGGACTACATCTACGCCAACGAGTGGACCGAGCTTCGCGCTGTACAGGTAGCCGCGTGCGATGTCATCTTCGACACCGAGTGCAACCTCCTGCTCTCGTCGGGTACGGCCTCAGGCAAAACCGAAGCCGCTTTTCTTCCCGTACTCACCGACCTGGCAAAGCACCCCTCGTCATCGGTGGGCATCCTTTACATAAGCCCCCTGAAGGCGCTTATCAACGACCAGTTCAAACGACTCGAACAGATCCTTGTCGAAGGCAATATCCCCGTATGCAAATGGCACGGCGACGCATCGATCTCGAAGAAAAACGCGCTCGTGAAGAAGCCCGAAGGCGTGCTGCAGATCACGCCGGAATCGCTTGAAAGCTTGCTCATGAATAAGCGCGGGGCCTCAATCAAGATGTTTTCCGATCTGCGCTACGTCATCATCGACGAGGTCCATCATTTCATGCGCGACTCGCGCGGCATCCAGGTGCTCAGCCTGCTCGAACGGATGCAGCGGCTTACCGGAAACGTTCCGCGCCGCATCGGGCTATCCGCCACGCTCGGCGACATCGGCCTTGCCGAAAGATGGCTCAACACCGGCTCGGGACGCGAATGCATATCTCCTGTTACCGATGACAAGAGCGGAAGCATCCGCCTGTTCGTGCACCGCTTCGTCAAAGCGCAAGACGATGACGCAACGCACGCCGATTCGGGTGATCGCGCGCACTTCGAGTACCTGTTCAAAATGACGCTCGACAAGAAAACGATCATCTTCGCGAATTCCCGCGAGGAGATCGAGTTCATCATGGCGAACCTGCGCGAGATCGCACTTGCGAACAAGGCTCCCGACGTGTATCGCGTCCACCACGGCAACGTATCCGCCCAGTTGCGCGAGCAGGCCGAAGATGAAATGAAGGTATCGGAGGATCGGATCGTGACGGGAGCCACCGTCACACTCGAGCTCGGCATCGACATCGGCTCACTCGACCAGGCAGTGCAGATAGGAGCGCCCGCAACCGTTTCGAGCTTCGCCCAGCGCCTTGGCCGCTGCGGCAGACGCGGTCAGGTGCCGCAGCTTCTCTTTACGTTCGTCGAAGATGTCCAGGCAACTGCTGCCGACAAGCTCGGTCCCATCAACTGGTCCTTCATCAGGCTCATAGCCATCATCCAACTGTACACCAAACACCGTTGGATCGAGCCGATACCGCCCCAAAAGCACCCTTACTCGCTCGTCTACCACCAAACCATGAGCACGCTCAAGAGCAACGGGGAGCTTTCGGCTGCCAAACTCGCTCAGGAAGTTCTTTCACTCGGAAGCTTTAAGAGTATCAGCCAAGACGATTTCAAACTGCTTCTCAACCATCTCATCGCCACCGAGCATATCCAAAAGACGGAGCAAGGCGGCCTCATTATCGGGCGCGTGGGCGAGAAGATCGTGAATCACTTCCATTTCTATACGGTGTTCATCGTACCCGAGTATTATCTTGTCAAAGACGAAAACAAGCCCATAGGCACGGTCGATAAGATATACCCGGTCGGTGTGCGCTTCTCGCTTGCCGGCATCACCTGGGAAACACTCGACGTGAACGAGAAATCAAAGGTTTTGTTCGTGAAGCGCGTGCCCGGCATATCCGTCGTCGATTGGAACGTCGATTTCGAATCGGAGCTCCATACCGTACTTGTGCGCACCATGCGCAGCATCCTTCGCGGCAACGAGTCGTATCCCTACCTCAGCGACAGCTGCAAGGAGCGCCTCGCCGAAATCCGCTATCTCGCTTTAGGCAGCACCATCACCGAGAATCTGGTCACGCAGCTCTCCGAACACACCTTCGCCGTCTTTCCCTGGGTGGGCACGCGCCAGCTTTTCACACTGCACTTCTGCCTGCTCGGACGGGGAATCAAAAGCAAGATGCCCTGGCGCACCGCGGTCTATCTCGAGGTATGCTTCGGGGGCACAGCAGAAGAACTCGAACGCGAGATAGCCGACATCCTTGCATCGAAGCCCAACCTGCACGAACTGCCCCTGCCCGACGATATCGAGATAGCCGCGAAGTACAACGAATACGTCCCCTATCCCCTTTTGCGCAAGCAGTTCGTCGAAGACTTCCTCGATTTCGACGGGTTGGTTGAGGGTTTGGAATAG
- a CDS encoding ABC transporter permease, whose product MLYLAWRNITRRLGQSVATGIIVFISVFALTASCVIVSSLEESISLSRERLGADIMVLPAGASADASSVLFTAQPINVYLPKTVCDEVSAVEGVERITPQFFTQTVDQSCCSVVGVTRIVGIDSESDFIVTPWLSGESRTSLDDNEILLGSAAPRVDGGGVAILGRTFEVAGTVEPTGTSVDETIFMNIDAARALAAESPYLVGLWEKTDPLASVSCVMVGVRDGFDAATVADAITQACVGTVAVTTSDMIVGVSSQMRVLEVALITLIGLLIVVAAFALTGRISALVANRKKELGLMRTLGISAKTVLASLALETGITTVLSAVAGIACACAAAVHAVGLLHESFNVPGSAPSYEVYCASAVLGLAFALVLNGATLVRPMIGLLRTDPQAMLSKGDL is encoded by the coding sequence ATGCTGTATCTTGCTTGGAGAAATATAACGCGACGATTAGGGCAATCTGTTGCGACGGGAATCATCGTTTTCATATCCGTGTTTGCACTCACCGCCTCCTGCGTGATCGTCTCTTCGCTCGAGGAGAGCATTAGCCTTTCGCGTGAGCGCCTTGGTGCTGACATCATGGTTTTGCCAGCGGGAGCGTCGGCAGATGCTTCAAGCGTGTTGTTCACGGCCCAGCCCATCAACGTGTATCTTCCGAAAACGGTATGCGACGAAGTGTCTGCCGTCGAAGGTGTTGAGCGGATAACACCGCAATTTTTCACCCAGACCGTCGATCAGAGCTGTTGCTCGGTTGTTGGCGTGACCCGTATCGTTGGCATTGATTCCGAAAGCGATTTCATCGTAACTCCTTGGCTTTCAGGAGAGAGCCGAACGAGCTTGGATGACAACGAGATTCTCCTTGGTTCGGCGGCGCCTCGTGTGGATGGGGGCGGCGTCGCGATCCTCGGAAGAACGTTTGAGGTTGCTGGTACGGTGGAACCGACGGGTACGAGCGTCGATGAGACCATCTTTATGAATATTGACGCTGCCCGCGCGCTTGCCGCAGAAAGCCCTTACCTCGTGGGGCTCTGGGAGAAAACAGACCCGCTCGCTTCCGTTTCGTGCGTAATGGTGGGCGTTCGAGACGGGTTTGATGCGGCGACGGTCGCCGATGCTATTACCCAGGCGTGCGTGGGTACAGTTGCCGTTACGACATCGGACATGATAGTGGGCGTCTCATCGCAGATGAGGGTGCTGGAGGTCGCTCTGATCACCTTGATCGGCCTGCTTATCGTCGTGGCAGCATTCGCCTTGACGGGGCGCATCTCTGCTCTTGTCGCGAATAGGAAAAAAGAACTCGGTCTCATGCGCACCCTGGGCATTTCCGCAAAGACTGTACTCGCAAGCCTTGCCCTTGAGACGGGAATCACAACGGTTTTGTCTGCTGTTGCGGGCATCGCCTGCGCATGCGCCGCGGCGGTTCATGCAGTGGGGCTCTTGCACGAGTCGTTCAACGTGCCGGGTTCAGCCCCTTCTTACGAGGTATATTGCGCATCGGCTGTTCTCGGGCTTGCGTTCGCTCTCGTTTTGAACGGAGCAACGTTGGTTCGCCCTATGATCGGGCTTTTGCGCACCGATCCTCAAGCGATGCTTTCGAAGGGAGACCTGTGA
- a CDS encoding YncE family protein, translated as MAIVDGDTETVVSRVPVGQNPAMIELAGETIFVGSSGGGEIAAVPVNDWSLVGCVPVGTQPLGLCFDEARKCVYVADYHGGSVHVVDPALGSMVETFVLSRTGYHNRTDPPACCRESAATGRRTVALALAPDGSILYCANYGTYDIARIDLRTGAEIEAFDGVVGPRALVVSEDGKELLLAGAGGEESEKVDSLYVIDAATGKRLHEVFVGLAVVDLCQVRDGSTVYAIARDEGVLVGFNRETWSELGRVDVGVGVDSLAISADGETVYIGNGSTGDLLIVDAASYTVSGSVGGFANPKDVYVLP; from the coding sequence ATGGCGATCGTAGATGGCGATACCGAAACGGTTGTCAGCCGGGTACCCGTAGGTCAGAATCCGGCCATGATCGAGCTTGCTGGCGAGACGATTTTCGTTGGCAGTTCGGGAGGTGGAGAGATCGCCGCTGTTCCCGTCAATGACTGGTCGCTGGTCGGGTGCGTTCCTGTTGGAACGCAGCCGCTAGGTCTTTGCTTCGACGAGGCGAGAAAGTGTGTCTACGTCGCCGACTATCATGGCGGTAGCGTCCATGTGGTCGATCCGGCTTTGGGATCAATGGTCGAGACTTTCGTGCTTTCTCGTACGGGGTATCATAATCGAACCGATCCGCCCGCGTGCTGTCGGGAGTCGGCTGCGACGGGTCGTCGCACTGTTGCGCTGGCGCTTGCGCCCGATGGTTCGATCTTGTACTGCGCGAATTACGGCACCTATGATATCGCGCGCATCGATCTACGAACCGGCGCCGAGATAGAGGCTTTCGATGGTGTGGTGGGGCCGCGAGCCTTGGTTGTTTCGGAGGATGGAAAAGAACTCCTCCTTGCGGGCGCAGGGGGAGAAGAGAGCGAGAAGGTCGATTCGCTCTATGTCATCGACGCCGCGACGGGAAAGCGGCTGCATGAGGTGTTCGTGGGACTTGCTGTAGTCGATTTGTGCCAAGTTCGCGACGGATCGACGGTGTACGCTATTGCGCGAGACGAAGGTGTTCTCGTTGGGTTTAATCGCGAGACATGGAGCGAGCTCGGTCGTGTAGACGTCGGAGTGGGGGTTGACTCTCTTGCGATATCAGCCGATGGCGAGACTGTCTATATCGGGAACGGATCGACGGGCGATCTGCTGATCGTAGACGCTGCTTCTTATACGGTTTCGGGTAGCGTTGGGGGATTTGCGAACCCCAAAGACGTCTACGTTCTTCCCTGA